In a genomic window of Pelodiscus sinensis isolate JC-2024 chromosome 32, ASM4963464v1, whole genome shotgun sequence:
- the LOC102447613 gene encoding acetylcholinesterase-like encodes MPGLLPALACLLLLSLPGPSAGSDDDGTVVLTTSGPIRGKRLPVGSSSVTAFLGVPYAQPPLGALRFQKPLPHPPWSHVLEATGFGHACPQPPLTGYPDAKLFFVETPQSEDCLFLNVWVPHPRPPEPVPVLVWIHGGGFYMGATSVELHSGRFLAATENVIVASMNYRLGALGFLYLPPAAPGNAGLWDQRLALRWLRNNVAAFGGDPARVMLFGQSAGAASVGLHLLSPGSQPLFTRAALQSGAATGPWAWVSPVKAKERGRRLAQLLGCPEGNDTALVGCLQGQEPEAFPKHEFSVLQYGDLTGMPFAPTPDGDFLLDTPPHLLEARYLRRMPILTGVTANEGSYLLSSSLPSLHLENASTIGPEQLMQVARLVVPGAPEEAIRAVAQQYSEQGANQGEARYRWAMEQILGDYFIVCPVAEVAGQAAKAGSPVYAYYFTHRSSTLTSAAWTGVPHSSELLFTLGSLASRGGANRTHTEAEAGLRRRVMRYWATFARSGHPTEAGNSEEQWPRYVPRKENFFHIGMKTPQVEVPSPARRCRLLAWLLKKSTREHQ; translated from the exons ATGCCGGGACTCCTCCCCGCGCTcgcctgcctgctcctcctctccctgccggGCCCCAGCGCCGGCTCTGATGACGACGGCACCGTGGTGCTCACCACCAGTGGCCCCATCCGGGGCAAGCGCCTCCCCGTCGGCTCCAGCTCAGTGACGGCCTTCCTGGGGGTCccctatgcccagccccccctgGGGGCCTTGCGCTTCCAGAAgccgcttccccacccaccctggagCCATGTCCTGGAGGCCACCGGCTTCGGCcacgcctgcccccagcctccgctCACCGGTTACCCTGATGCCAAACTGTTCTTCGTGGAAACGCCGCAGTCCGAGGACTGTCTCTTCCTCAACGTGTGGGTGCCCCACCCCCGGCCCCCGGAGCCGGTTCCCGTCCTCGTCTGGATCCACGGCGGGGGGTTTTATATGGGTGCAACCTCTGTGGAGCTTCACAGCGGCCGCTTCCTCGCCGCCACCGAGAACGTGATCGTGGCCTCCATGAACTACCGGCTGGGGGCGCTGGGCTTCCTGTATCTGCCCCCTGCCGCCCCGGGCAACGCCGGCCTGTGGGACCAGCGCCTGGCGCTGCGCTGGCTGCGGAACAACGTGGCCGCCTTCGGGGGGGACCCGGCCCGCGTGATGCTCTTTGGCCAGAGCGCCGGGGCCGCGTCGGTCGgcctccacctcctctccccagggagcCAGCCCCTCTTCACCCGCGCGGCGCTGCAGAGCGGTGCCGCCACTGGCCCCTGGGCTTGGGTTTCACCCGTGAAGGCCAAGGAGCGAGGCCGGAGGCTGGCCCAGCTGCTGGGCTGCCCTGAGGGCAACGACACGGCCCtagtgggctgcctgcagggccaggaacCGGAGGCGTTCCCCAAACACGAGTTCTCTGTCTTGCAATATGGCGATCTGACAGGGATGCCCTTCGCGCCCACGCCGGATGGGGATTTCCTCCTCGACACCCCGCCCCACCTCCTGGAGGCCAGGTACCTCCGGCGTATGCCCATCCTGACCGGCGTCACCGCCAACGAAGGCTCCTACTTGCtcagctccagccttcccagcctccaCCTGGAGAACGCCAGCACCATCGGCCCGGAGCAGTTGATGCAGGTGGCGAGGCTGGtggtgccaggggccccagaagAGGCCATCCGGGCCGTGGCGCAACAGTACAGCGAGCAGGGGGCGAATCAGGGTGAGGCCCGGTACCGATGGGCCATGGAACAAATCCTGGGCGACTACTTCATCGTGTGCCCGGTGGCCGAGGTGGCCGGGCAAGCGGCGAAGGCCGGCAGCCCCGTGTACGCCTACTACTTCACCCACCGCAGCAGCACCTTGACTTCCGCTGCCTGGACTGGGGTACCCCACAGCTCCGAGCTGCTCTTCACTCTGGGGTCCCTGGCGTCCAGGGGAGGAGCCAACCGTACGCACACGGAGGCCGAGGCGGGGCTGCGCCGCAGGGTGATGCGGTACTGGGCGACCTTCGCCAGGAGCGG GCACcccacagaggcagggaacaGCGAGGAGCAGTGGCCCCGCTATGTCCCCAGGAAGGAGAACTTCTTCCACATCGGCATGAAGACTCCCCAGGTCGAGGTGCCATCGCCTGCCCGGCGCTGCCGTTTGTTGGCGTGGCTGCTGAAGAAATCCACAAGGGAGCATCAGTGA
- the LOC102459940 gene encoding cholinesterase-like isoform X1: MGNAALLGGCCLLPHPRSGCISASGASPQHQEAFGPGPGFPPALPPRVQLSARSLLKGSIPRGLFVSASEPLVGSSVLCVLNHKSCRAATGLGTGDLVLPRGLPAVKRPAMPGLLPALPCLLLLSLPGPSAGSDDDGTVVLTTSGPIRGTRLPAGSDTVTAFLGVPYAQPPLGPLRFQKPLPHLPWSDVLEATDFGHACVQISFSGSPEASIWMPKTPQSEDCLFLNVWVPHPRPPEPVPVLVWIHGGGFITGAACLNIYNGRFLAATEKVIVASMNYRLGALGFLALPPAAPGNAGLWDQRLALRWLRDNAAAFGGDPARVMLFGQSAGASSVGFHLLSPGSRPLFTHAALQSGAATAPWAWISFQKAQEKGRRLGQLLGCPESDHTALVSCLQGKEPGEFLQHDPLAMRKELFSKAFVPTPDGDFLPDVPARLLRADHGQPLPILTGVTANEGTFLLKFSPLNFSLANTSAIGWEHLLQMVRLLAPGAPEEAIQAVAQRYSQERQDDTRYLWAMGHTTGDHSFVCPAAEVAGREADAGWPVYVYYFTHRSHVLPMPEWMGVPHGAEVPYLFGTLASLRGANYTLPEADVALSRKLMRYWAEFARSGSPTGPGSAKEQWPRYKSTEQNFLRISTEPPQLEGTSPARLCGFLMSLLKEKPSPIAETHGSAEPSKEKAHEEEN, translated from the exons ATGGGCAATGCGGCCCTGCTGGGTGGATGCTGTCTGCTGcctcaccccagaagtggctgcatttcagccagCGGAGCTTCTCCACAGCATCAGGAAGCCTTTGGCCCCGGCCCTGgattccctccagccctgcccccacgtgTCCAGCTCTCAGCAAGGTCACTGCTCAAAGGATCAATACCCCGGGGGTTGTTCGTCTCTGCATCGGAGCCATTAGTTGGCTCCAGCGTCCTCTGCGTGCTGAACCACAaaagctgcagagctgcaacaggaCTGGGGACAGGGGACTTGGTGCTGCcaaggggtctccctgctgtgaAACG CCCCGCCATGCCAGGACTCCTCCCCGCGctcccctgcctgctcctcctctccctgccggGCCCCAGCGCCGGCTCCGACGACGACGGCACCGTGGTGCTCACCACCAGCGGCCCCATCCGGGGCACGCGCCTCCCGGCCGGCTCCGACACGGTCACGGCCTTCCTGGGGGTGCCCTACGCCCAGCCCCCTCTGGGGCCCTTGCGCTTCCAGAAGCcgcttccccacctgccatggAGCGACGTCTTGGAGGCCACCGACTTCGGCCACGCCTGCGTCCAGATTTCATTCTCTGGTAGCCCGGAAGCTTCTATCTGGATGCCCAAAACGCCGCAGTCCGAGGACTGTCTCTTCCTCAACGTGTGGGTGCCCCACCCCCGGCCCCCGGAGCCGGTCCCCGTCCTCGTCTGGATCCACGGCGGGGGGTTCATAACGGGCGCTGCCTGCCTCAACATCTATAACGGCCGCTTCCTCGCTGCCACTGAGAAAGTGATCGTGGCCTCCATGAATTACCGGCTGGGGgcgctgggcttcctggctctgccccccgccgccccgggcAACGCCGGCCTGTGGGACCAGCGCCTGGCGCTGCGCTGGCTGCGGGACAACGCGGCCGCCTTTGGGGGGGACCCGGCCCGCGTGATGCTCTTTGGCCAGAGCGCCGGGGCCTCCTCCGTCGgcttccacctcctctccccgGGGAGCCGGCCCCTGTTCACGCACGCTGCACTTCAGAGTGGCGCCGCGACCGCCCCCTGGGCTTGGATCTCTTTCCAAAAGGCCCAGGAGAAAGGCCGGAGGCTGGGCCAGCTGCTGGGCTGCCCCGAAAGCGACCACACCGCCCTGGTGAGctgcctgcaggggaaggaacccGGGGAGTTCCTCCAACACGACCCCTTGGCCATGCGCAAGGAACTGTTCTCGAAGGCCTTTGTGCCGACACCAGACGGGGATTTTCTCCCTGACGTACCTGCCAGGCTGCTGAGGGCTGACCACGGCCAGCCTCTGCCCATCCTGACCGGCGTCACTGCCAACGAAGGCACCTTCCTATTAAAATTCAGCCCTCTTAACTTCAGCCTGGCGAACACCAGCGCCATCGGCTGGGAACACCTGCTGCAGATGGTGAGGCTGTTGGCACCAGGGGCCCCGGAAGAGGCCATCCAGGCTGTGGCACAGCGGTACAGTCAGGAGCGGCAGGATGACACCCGGTACTTATGGGCCATGGGTCACACCACCGGGGACCACAGCTTTGTGTGCCCGGCAGCCGAGGTGGCCGGGCGAGAGGCGGACGCCGGCTGGCCTGTGTATGTCTACTACTTCACCCATCGCAGTCACGTCTTGCCTATGCCGGAGTGGATGGGGGTGCCCCACGGCGCTGAGGTGCCGTACCTCTTTGGGACCCTGGCATCCCTACGAGGAGCCAACTACACGCTCCCGGAGGCCGACGTGGCGCTGAGCCGGAAGCTGATGCGGTACTGGGCAGAGTTTGCCAGGAGCGG GAGCCCCACAGGGCCAGGGAGCGCTAAGGAGCAGTGGCCCCGCTACAAATCCACAGAGCAGAACTTCCTGCGCATCAGCACGGAGCCACCCCAGCTGGAGGGGACGTCGCCCGCCCGGCTCTGTGGCTTCTTGATGTCGCTTCTCAAAGAGAAGCCCAGCCCAATAG CTGAGACCCATGGAAGTGCAGAACCCTCAAAGGAGAAGGCGCACGAGGAGGAGAACTGA
- the LOC102459940 gene encoding cholinesterase-like isoform X2, producing MPGLLPALPCLLLLSLPGPSAGSDDDGTVVLTTSGPIRGTRLPAGSDTVTAFLGVPYAQPPLGPLRFQKPLPHLPWSDVLEATDFGHACVQISFSGSPEASIWMPKTPQSEDCLFLNVWVPHPRPPEPVPVLVWIHGGGFITGAACLNIYNGRFLAATEKVIVASMNYRLGALGFLALPPAAPGNAGLWDQRLALRWLRDNAAAFGGDPARVMLFGQSAGASSVGFHLLSPGSRPLFTHAALQSGAATAPWAWISFQKAQEKGRRLGQLLGCPESDHTALVSCLQGKEPGEFLQHDPLAMRKELFSKAFVPTPDGDFLPDVPARLLRADHGQPLPILTGVTANEGTFLLKFSPLNFSLANTSAIGWEHLLQMVRLLAPGAPEEAIQAVAQRYSQERQDDTRYLWAMGHTTGDHSFVCPAAEVAGREADAGWPVYVYYFTHRSHVLPMPEWMGVPHGAEVPYLFGTLASLRGANYTLPEADVALSRKLMRYWAEFARSGSPTGPGSAKEQWPRYKSTEQNFLRISTEPPQLEGTSPARLCGFLMSLLKEKPSPIAETHGSAEPSKEKAHEEEN from the exons ATGCCAGGACTCCTCCCCGCGctcccctgcctgctcctcctctccctgccggGCCCCAGCGCCGGCTCCGACGACGACGGCACCGTGGTGCTCACCACCAGCGGCCCCATCCGGGGCACGCGCCTCCCGGCCGGCTCCGACACGGTCACGGCCTTCCTGGGGGTGCCCTACGCCCAGCCCCCTCTGGGGCCCTTGCGCTTCCAGAAGCcgcttccccacctgccatggAGCGACGTCTTGGAGGCCACCGACTTCGGCCACGCCTGCGTCCAGATTTCATTCTCTGGTAGCCCGGAAGCTTCTATCTGGATGCCCAAAACGCCGCAGTCCGAGGACTGTCTCTTCCTCAACGTGTGGGTGCCCCACCCCCGGCCCCCGGAGCCGGTCCCCGTCCTCGTCTGGATCCACGGCGGGGGGTTCATAACGGGCGCTGCCTGCCTCAACATCTATAACGGCCGCTTCCTCGCTGCCACTGAGAAAGTGATCGTGGCCTCCATGAATTACCGGCTGGGGgcgctgggcttcctggctctgccccccgccgccccgggcAACGCCGGCCTGTGGGACCAGCGCCTGGCGCTGCGCTGGCTGCGGGACAACGCGGCCGCCTTTGGGGGGGACCCGGCCCGCGTGATGCTCTTTGGCCAGAGCGCCGGGGCCTCCTCCGTCGgcttccacctcctctccccgGGGAGCCGGCCCCTGTTCACGCACGCTGCACTTCAGAGTGGCGCCGCGACCGCCCCCTGGGCTTGGATCTCTTTCCAAAAGGCCCAGGAGAAAGGCCGGAGGCTGGGCCAGCTGCTGGGCTGCCCCGAAAGCGACCACACCGCCCTGGTGAGctgcctgcaggggaaggaacccGGGGAGTTCCTCCAACACGACCCCTTGGCCATGCGCAAGGAACTGTTCTCGAAGGCCTTTGTGCCGACACCAGACGGGGATTTTCTCCCTGACGTACCTGCCAGGCTGCTGAGGGCTGACCACGGCCAGCCTCTGCCCATCCTGACCGGCGTCACTGCCAACGAAGGCACCTTCCTATTAAAATTCAGCCCTCTTAACTTCAGCCTGGCGAACACCAGCGCCATCGGCTGGGAACACCTGCTGCAGATGGTGAGGCTGTTGGCACCAGGGGCCCCGGAAGAGGCCATCCAGGCTGTGGCACAGCGGTACAGTCAGGAGCGGCAGGATGACACCCGGTACTTATGGGCCATGGGTCACACCACCGGGGACCACAGCTTTGTGTGCCCGGCAGCCGAGGTGGCCGGGCGAGAGGCGGACGCCGGCTGGCCTGTGTATGTCTACTACTTCACCCATCGCAGTCACGTCTTGCCTATGCCGGAGTGGATGGGGGTGCCCCACGGCGCTGAGGTGCCGTACCTCTTTGGGACCCTGGCATCCCTACGAGGAGCCAACTACACGCTCCCGGAGGCCGACGTGGCGCTGAGCCGGAAGCTGATGCGGTACTGGGCAGAGTTTGCCAGGAGCGG GAGCCCCACAGGGCCAGGGAGCGCTAAGGAGCAGTGGCCCCGCTACAAATCCACAGAGCAGAACTTCCTGCGCATCAGCACGGAGCCACCCCAGCTGGAGGGGACGTCGCCCGCCCGGCTCTGTGGCTTCTTGATGTCGCTTCTCAAAGAGAAGCCCAGCCCAATAG CTGAGACCCATGGAAGTGCAGAACCCTCAAAGGAGAAGGCGCACGAGGAGGAGAACTGA